The nucleotide sequence GAGCAGCCCGAAGTCTGGGTTCGGCCCCTCCGCGAACCATTCCAGCATGGCGGGCAGCAGCTGCCGCTGAATCTCGGCTGACCGGCTCGTGCCGCGCGTCAGGGCCTCGAGATGGCCGAGCGCCGTGCGCGGGTCGAGGAAACCGAGCGCCCGCAGCCGCGCCGCCGCCGCCTCCGACGTGAGACGCAGGCCCTCTGTCGAGACCTTCGAGACGGCGTCCAGCAGGGGCGAGAAGAAGATCCGCTGCTGCAGGGCACGCACCTGCCTGGTCGACGCACGCCACGTGTCGATCAGCTGTTCCGCGCGCAGCCCCATCGAGCGGGCGATCTGCTCGCGGGCCAGCGGCTCGTCCGGCACCAGATGGGTGCGGCGCAGCCGCCTGAGCTGCACGCGGTGTTCGAGCAGCCGCTGGAAACGGTAGGCGGTCTCCATCTCGGCGCCGTCGGCGCGCCCGATGTACCCGTCATCCACGAGCTCCTGCAGCGCCCGGAAGGTGCCGCGGGAGCGCAGCCGGTCGTCGGCGCGGCCGTGCACGAGCTGCAGCAGCTGCACCGAGAACTCGGTGTCGCGCAGGCCTCCCTCCCCCAGCTTGATCTCGGCATCTGCCTGCCTGGCGGGCAGCAGCGAGATCACGCGGGCCCGCATCGCGCGGACCTCGCTGAGGAACCCGGGGCGCTCCCCCGCCCGCCACACCAGCGGCGAGACGAGCTCGACGAAGTCCTCGCCCAGCCGCAGGTCGCCGGCCGCGGGCCGGGCCTTGAGCATGGCCTGGAACTCCCAGTTCTTCGCCCACTTCTCGTAGTAGACACGGCAGCTGTCGAGCGTCCGCACCAGCGGCCCGGCCTTGCCCTCGGGGCGCAGCGCGGCGTCGACCTGCCAGATGGTCCCCTCCGCGGTGTGGGCCGAACAGATCCGGGCCTGCGCGGCGGCGATCCGTGACCCGATGGCGACGGCCTCGTCCGCGCCGACCCCGTCGGCGGGTTCCGCAACGTAGACGACATCCACGTCGGAGATGTAGTTGAGCTCCTGCGCGCCGGTCTTGCCCATGGCGAGGACGGCGAGCCGGGTCTTCTCCCAGCCGGGGACCTCGGCGCGGGCGTAGGCCAGCGACATCTCCAGCACGGCGTCGGCGACGTGGCTCAGCTCGGCCGCGATGTCATCTACGAGGTCGACGGGGTTCTCGGCGGCCAGGTCCCGGCAGGCGATCTCGAGGAGCGCGACCCGGTTGGCCAGCCGCAGCGCGTCGCCATTGCCCTCGGCGACGGCGCCCACGGGAGCGACGCGGTCCTCGAAGAACGCCTGCCAGCCGTCGGCCCCCCGAGCCTCGGGGGCATGCTCCAGCCGCAGCGCCTCCTCGGGGTGCCGGGTCAGCGTCTGCGCCAGCGCGGTGGACCCGCCGAGCACAAGGAGCACGCGCAGCAGCCACGCCTCGTCGGAGACGATGCGCCCGAAGAGCTGCGGGTCGGCGTGCCACAGGCGCTCGAGGGCCTCGAGGGCCTGGTCGCGGTCGGCGATGCGCTCGAAGAGCCTCAGGTCGATCGGCAGGTCGCGCCCGTAGTCGGACTCCCAGCGTTCCCACACCCTGGCCGCGGACGCCGCGGAGTCGAAGCCGCGGCGGGCGAACTCTGCGGATGGCGACTCGTACCTGCTCACGCGCCAACCCTATCCGCGGTCACGGGTAGTGTGGCGGATCATGTTCAAGCCCACCCCTCCCGTCGTCGCCGCGCTGCGCGCGCGGCTCGGCGACGCGGCCGTCGACCCGGTCCTCGCGCTGCGGAAGCCGGACCTCACGCCGCTGCTGCTGGCCGCCGCGGGGACCCCGGAGCCGCTGGGCAGGGTGCTGACAGCCGCGGCGTGCAGGGCGGCCTGCGCGCGTCTCGGCGAGCGGTACCCGGGCGCGACGATCGAGGTGCGCGTGCCGCCCTTCGCGGCCGTGCAGATCGGCTTCGAGGCCGGCTCGCGCCATACGCGCGGCACCCCCCCGAACGTGGTGGAACTGACCCCGGAGACGTTCCTGGCGCTGGCGACCGGACGTCAGCGCTGGGAGGACGCGGCCATGCAACGCAGCGGGGTGCACGCGGCCGAGACCGCGCGCGCCTTTCCCCTTGTCACATCACCTTGATGTGCCGCTCCAGCTCCCACGGGGTGACCTGCTTGCGGTAGGCGTCGAACTCCTCACGCTTATTGCGCAGGAAGTACTCGTAGACGTGCTCGCCGAGCGTGTCGGCGACGAGCTCGCTCTCCTCCATCAGGCGGATCGCGTTGTCCAGGTTGCGCGGCAGCTCACGGATGCCGATGGTCTGGCGCTCGCGGTCGCTGAGGCGCCACACCTCGTCCTCGGTCTCCTCGGGCAGCGGGTACTCGCCCTCGACGCCCTTGAGGCCGGCGTTGAGCAGCAGCGCGAACGCGAGGTACGGGTTGACCGCGGAGTCGACGGCCCGGTACTCGATGCGGGCCGACGAGGTCTTGCCTGGCGTGAACTGCGGCACGCGGATGAGCGCGGAGCGGTTGGCGCGGCCCCAGCAGGCGAACGAGGGGGCCTCGCCGCCGCCGACGAGCCGCTTGTAGGAGTTGACCCACTGGTTCGTGACCGCGGTGATCTCCGGCGCGTGGCGCAGCAGGCCGGCGATGAAGTGCTTGGCCGTCTTCGACAGGTTGTACTCGTCGCTGGCGTCGTAGAAGGCGTTGGTGTCGCCCTCGAACAGCGACATGTGCGTGTGCATGCCTGAGCCGGGGTGCTGCGAGAAGGGCTTCGGCATGAACGTCGCGTGCACGCCCTGGCTGACGGCCACCTCGCGGACGACGACGCGGAAGGTCATGATGTTGTCGGCCATGGTCAGCGCGTCCGCGTACCGCAGGTCGATCTCATGCTGGCCGGGCGCCGCCTCGTGGTGGCTGAACTCGACCGAGATGCCCATCTGCTCCAGCATGGTGATGACGTCGCGGCGGAAGTCGGTCCCGTCGCCGAGCGTGGTGTGGTCGAAGTAGCCGCCGTCGTCGAGCGGCACCGGGGGCTGCAGGGAGCGCAGCAGGAAGAACTCGATCTCCGGGTGGATGTAGAACGTGAAGCCCATGTCGGCCGCGCGGCGCATGGCGCGCTTCAGCACGTACCGGGGGTCGGCGTAGCTCGGCGAGCCGTCCGGCAGCTTGATGTCACACAGCATGCGCGCGGTGGAGCGGCCGGCCTGGCGCCACGGAAGCACCTGATACGTCGACGGGTCCGGATGGGCGACCATGTCCGACTCGAAAACCCGGGCGAAGCCCTCGATGGCGGATCCGTCGAAGCCGACACCTTCACCGATGGCGCCTTCGACCTCCGCGGGGGCGATGGCCACGGACTTCAGCGATCCCAGCACGTCCGTGAACCACAGCCTGACGAACCGGATGCCCCGCTCCTCCATTGAGCGCAGCACGAACTCAGTCTGCCTATCCATGCCAGCCAGTCTGCCCATCGCGTGTTACAGGCATGTGACGGGCGCGCCATGTTCCGGCAACATCACCCCACGGCGCGGCCCAGTACACTGGCGCCATGGCACAGCCCGGATGGTACGCGGACCCCTCCGCGCCCGACGGTCGGCGCTACTGGGACGGTGAGCGCTGGATCGAGGAGACCCCACAGCGCAGAGGGCCGAGGGCGTGGCTGTGGCTCATGATCGCCCTGGTGGTGGTCGCCGCGGTCGTCGTCGCGCTGGTGGTGCTGCCCGGATCGTCGAACCCCTTCGCGGCCGTCCCCGAGGACACCAGGAGCGCCCGCCCCACCGGGACGCAGTGGAACGAACTCGAACCCACCGAGACCCCGTCGCCGACGGCGGTGGAGACGGGTTTCGGCGAGCCCATCGACTGCCCGGTGGCCGAGGACTGGCCACGCAGCGAGGTCGTCGACGGCAGGCTGCACGGCGGCGGGCTGTCGATCGATGTGCCCACCGGATCCCAGTGGGAGGCTGACCCCGCCTACATCGACTGGCTGTGGGACAACAACTCGATGATCCGCCCGATCGCGACGGGGTGGATCAGCAACGTCGGCGTCGGGTACATCAAGGTCAGCGACGGGTTCTCCGACGACCTTTCGACCGCCGCCGAGCAGTTCGTCACGTGCATGTCGTCGTCCGGCATGTTCACCGGCTTCACCAAGCGGGAGATCCTCCGCGACGAGGAGTACAAGGTCTCCACCCGCATCGGGTGGCGGCTGACGAACAATGTCTACGTGGGCAACCAGCTCTACCAGGGCATCCAGGGCGACGTCGTCGACATCATCCTCGTGCCCACGGACGACAAGGACCGGATCGCGGTCTACGTGTCGTGCGTGACGATCGACCATGCGGAGAACGCGGCAGAGGTGCAGCACTCGCTGGACTCGCTCCGCTGGGACGGGTGACGGCCGCGGGTAGACTCATCGGTCGTGAACCCTGTCACCCCCTACGACGTCACCCCCATGCGTGAGGTGCCCCACGCGATCGCGCGCCCCGAGTATGTGGGGCGTCGGGCCCCGAAGCCCTACACGGGCTCGGACGTGCAGAGCGAGGACGTGATCGCGCGGATGCGGGTCGCGGGGAGGATCGCCTCCAACGCGATGCACGAGGCCGCAAAGGCCATCGCGCCCGGGGTCACCACCGACGCCCTCGACGCCATCGCCCACGAGTACATGTGCGACCACGGCGCGTACCCGTCGACGCTGGGCTACCGCGGCTACCCGAAGTCGATCTGCACGTCGGTCAACGAGGTCGTGTGCCACGGCATCCCCGACCTCCGCCCGCTCGAGGACGGCGACCTAGTCAAGATCGACTGCACCGCCTTCAAGGACGGCGTGCACGGGGACAACTGCGCGACCTTCTTCTGCGGCGACGTGGACGAGGAGTCGCGCCTGCTGACCGAGCGGACTCTCGAGTCCCTCAACCGGGCCATCAAGGCGGTGCGCCCCGGCCGCCCGCTGTCCGTGATCGGGCGGGTCATCGAGTCCTACGCGAAGCGCTTCGGCTACGGCGTGATCCGCGACTACACCGGCCACGGTGTCCACACCACCTTCCATTCGGGCCTGGTGATCCTGCACTACGACGAGCCGCGCCTCGACACCGTCATGCGCCCCGGCATGACCTTCACCATCGAGCCGATGCTGACTCTCGGGGGTGCGGAGACGAAGGAGTGGGACGACGACTGGACCGTCCTGACCCGCGACAAGTCCCGCGTCGCGCAGTTCGAGCACACGCTCGTGGTGACGAAGGACGGCGCCGAGGTCCTGACACTGCCCTGAGCCGGTCGCCCCACGGTGCGGCGACGTCGCGGCTCGGCTACCCTGTCCCGGTGATCCCGCCCGCGCGCCATGTCTCCAGCCATCTGCAGGTGCAGGTGAGGTCCACCGCCGACCTGGTCTTCTCCGTGGCGGTGAGCGGCGACCATCCCGGCCTCAGCGAGGGCCTCGTCTTCCGGCTCGACGGCGAGGAGATCGAGGCGGAGGAACAGCTCGACTCGTCCCGCAGCCGCCTGCACCGCCTGCGGGAGACGCCTCCAGGGACCCTCACCGTCGACTACGAGGCGGACGTGCCGCAGCCCGCGCCGGCCGCGCAACTGCAGGGTATCGACGAGATCCTCTACACCCGGCCGTCGCGCTACTGCGACTCCGATCGGCTCGCCAACCTCGGCGCGACGCACTTCGCGGGCCTGACCGGCTACGAGCTGATGAGCGCCGTGACGCAGTGGGTCCGCACCAAGGTCAGCTACCAGCCCGGCTCGAGCCGCGTCGTCGACGGCGCGCTCGAGACGTACCTCAGCCGGGTGGGCGTGTGCCGCGACTCGGCGCACCTGGTGATCGCATTCCTGCGCGGGCTGAACATGCCCGCCCGGCTCGTCTCCGTGTACGCGCCCGGCCTGGTTCCGATGGACTTCCACGCCGTCGTCGAGGCGTGGCACGACGGCGCCTGGCACCTGCTCGACGCCACGGGGCTGGCCCCGCGCGACTCCATGGTGCGCATCTGCACCGGCCGCGACGCCGCCGACACGGCCTTCATGACGACGCTGGCCGGCAGCACCCGGCTGCGTCGGATCAAGGTGGACGCGCGCGTCGACGGCGAGCTCCCCTACGACGACAAGTTCAGCTTCAGAACGCTCAGCTGAGGGATGTCGTCGCCCGTCATGGGGACGACGTCGACGCCGACGCTCAGCTTCGACGTCTCGGCGTCGGTCACCACGATGCCGCGCAGCGGCGACACATCCGCGAAGTCCCGTCCCCACGCCGTCACGAGGTAGCGCGAGTCGGCGTACTGGGCGTTGGTGGGGTCGATGTCGACCCAGGTGCCGTTCGGCGCCAGGACGGAGACCCAGGCGTGAGTGGCGTCGGAACCCTCCAGTTTGGCCTTGCCGGGCGGCGGCTGCGTCTCCAGGTAGCCGGACACGTAGCGCGCCGGGACCCCGAGGCGCCGCAGGATGGCGATGGCGAGATGCGCGAAGTCCTGGCACACCCCGGCACGCAGGTCGAGGAGCTCGTCGACGGTGGTGCGCACGGAGGTGGCGCCCGGCCGGTAGGCGAAGTCGCGGTGGATGCCGCGGGTCAGCTCAGCCAGCGCCTGCCCGAAGCCCAGGTCGGGCGCGAGGATCGTCTCCATGTAGCTCACGAGCCGCGGCGGGATCGAGACGTGCCTGCTCGGCAGCCCGAACATGGCGCGGTCGAGCGCCAGCGCCGGGTTCTCCGCGATGGCCCGCTGGGCCGAGGCGAGCGTCCAGCGGTTGAGGAGCTCCACGTCGACCTCCGGCCATGTGACGTCGACCACGGCCTCCTTCACTACCTCGAGGTGGAGCGTCGGCTCGTGGATCTCGAAGTAGTGGCTCACGTTGCCGAACCGGTCGATGTGCTCGGTGTGCAGCAGCGG is from Tessaracoccus palaemonis and encodes:
- a CDS encoding sterol carrier family protein, which encodes MFKPTPPVVAALRARLGDAAVDPVLALRKPDLTPLLLAAAGTPEPLGRVLTAAACRAACARLGERYPGATIEVRVPPFAAVQIGFEAGSRHTRGTPPNVVELTPETFLALATGRQRWEDAAMQRSGVHAAETARAFPLVTSP
- a CDS encoding bifunctional [glutamine synthetase] adenylyltransferase/[glutamine synthetase]-adenylyl-L-tyrosine phosphorylase, which gives rise to MSRYESPSAEFARRGFDSAASAARVWERWESDYGRDLPIDLRLFERIADRDQALEALERLWHADPQLFGRIVSDEAWLLRVLLVLGGSTALAQTLTRHPEEALRLEHAPEARGADGWQAFFEDRVAPVGAVAEGNGDALRLANRVALLEIACRDLAAENPVDLVDDIAAELSHVADAVLEMSLAYARAEVPGWEKTRLAVLAMGKTGAQELNYISDVDVVYVAEPADGVGADEAVAIGSRIAAAQARICSAHTAEGTIWQVDAALRPEGKAGPLVRTLDSCRVYYEKWAKNWEFQAMLKARPAAGDLRLGEDFVELVSPLVWRAGERPGFLSEVRAMRARVISLLPARQADAEIKLGEGGLRDTEFSVQLLQLVHGRADDRLRSRGTFRALQELVDDGYIGRADGAEMETAYRFQRLLEHRVQLRRLRRTHLVPDEPLAREQIARSMGLRAEQLIDTWRASTRQVRALQQRIFFSPLLDAVSKVSTEGLRLTSEAAAARLRALGFLDPRTALGHLEALTRGTSRSAEIQRQLLPAMLEWFAEGPNPDFGLLAFRQLSEALRDNTWYLRALRDDANMAHRLARIASSSRFVVDLLRRAPDMIRMLASNEELRPRSAEELTAAMRAASARNDDAEAAAASVRALRRSELCRVALADVLGLADVEVVGEALSDLAAATLDAGLDLARRSVVAPDIGVVALGRWGGRELSYASDADCVFIVPDGTDGEGQARATELVRLACDIVGRPGPDPALVVDTELRPEGKGGPQVRTVSSYLAYYDRWASTWERQMLVRARAGAGDLALADALLEGVDGFRWPEGGLTDAQVTEIRRLKSRMEHERIPKGVPRERHLKLGPGGLSDVEWTVQLLQLCHAHAHPELRTPSTMRALACLDRLGLVDGTQAERLSEAWRRASRLRNAIMLVRGRASDALPSDTRDLAQISVLLGYESGAASGMVDDTRRLMRHALDVTNQLFWA
- a CDS encoding transglutaminase family protein, whose protein sequence is MRQRSENLTLRRYFVKHRTSYVWPEPVTACHERGFLTPREAPSQRVLVDGVRVSPDPLLHTEHIDRFGNVSHYFEIHEPTLHLEVVKEAVVDVTWPEVDVELLNRWTLASAQRAIAENPALALDRAMFGLPSRHVSIPPRLVSYMETILAPDLGFGQALAELTRGIHRDFAYRPGATSVRTTVDELLDLRAGVCQDFAHLAIAILRRLGVPARYVSGYLETQPPPGKAKLEGSDATHAWVSVLAPNGTWVDIDPTNAQYADSRYLVTAWGRDFADVSPLRGIVVTDAETSKLSVGVDVVPMTGDDIPQLSVLKLNLSS
- a CDS encoding transglutaminase-like domain-containing protein produces the protein MIPPARHVSSHLQVQVRSTADLVFSVAVSGDHPGLSEGLVFRLDGEEIEAEEQLDSSRSRLHRLRETPPGTLTVDYEADVPQPAPAAQLQGIDEILYTRPSRYCDSDRLANLGATHFAGLTGYELMSAVTQWVRTKVSYQPGSSRVVDGALETYLSRVGVCRDSAHLVIAFLRGLNMPARLVSVYAPGLVPMDFHAVVEAWHDGAWHLLDATGLAPRDSMVRICTGRDAADTAFMTTLAGSTRLRRIKVDARVDGELPYDDKFSFRTLS
- a CDS encoding glutamine synthetase family protein: MEERGIRFVRLWFTDVLGSLKSVAIAPAEVEGAIGEGVGFDGSAIEGFARVFESDMVAHPDPSTYQVLPWRQAGRSTARMLCDIKLPDGSPSYADPRYVLKRAMRRAADMGFTFYIHPEIEFFLLRSLQPPVPLDDGGYFDHTTLGDGTDFRRDVITMLEQMGISVEFSHHEAAPGQHEIDLRYADALTMADNIMTFRVVVREVAVSQGVHATFMPKPFSQHPGSGMHTHMSLFEGDTNAFYDASDEYNLSKTAKHFIAGLLRHAPEITAVTNQWVNSYKRLVGGGEAPSFACWGRANRSALIRVPQFTPGKTSSARIEYRAVDSAVNPYLAFALLLNAGLKGVEGEYPLPEETEDEVWRLSDRERQTIGIRELPRNLDNAIRLMEESELVADTLGEHVYEYFLRNKREEFDAYRKQVTPWELERHIKVM
- a CDS encoding DUF2510 domain-containing protein, translating into MAQPGWYADPSAPDGRRYWDGERWIEETPQRRGPRAWLWLMIALVVVAAVVVALVVLPGSSNPFAAVPEDTRSARPTGTQWNELEPTETPSPTAVETGFGEPIDCPVAEDWPRSEVVDGRLHGGGLSIDVPTGSQWEADPAYIDWLWDNNSMIRPIATGWISNVGVGYIKVSDGFSDDLSTAAEQFVTCMSSSGMFTGFTKREILRDEEYKVSTRIGWRLTNNVYVGNQLYQGIQGDVVDIILVPTDDKDRIAVYVSCVTIDHAENAAEVQHSLDSLRWDG
- the map gene encoding type I methionyl aminopeptidase, yielding MREVPHAIARPEYVGRRAPKPYTGSDVQSEDVIARMRVAGRIASNAMHEAAKAIAPGVTTDALDAIAHEYMCDHGAYPSTLGYRGYPKSICTSVNEVVCHGIPDLRPLEDGDLVKIDCTAFKDGVHGDNCATFFCGDVDEESRLLTERTLESLNRAIKAVRPGRPLSVIGRVIESYAKRFGYGVIRDYTGHGVHTTFHSGLVILHYDEPRLDTVMRPGMTFTIEPMLTLGGAETKEWDDDWTVLTRDKSRVAQFEHTLVVTKDGAEVLTLP